From the genome of Agromyces badenianii:
AGCGCGCCCGGCGGCGTGCGCATCGTGACCGCCGAGCATCCCGGCCTCGCCGTCGACGTTCCGTCTGCCGCCGCGGTCTCGCTGGGACTCGTCGCGGATGCGCGACTGGCGTTCGCGATCGCCGGGTCGGATGTCTCGGTGCGCGCGATCGACTGACCGCCTCGGTGTTACCGTGGACGCCACGACGAGGGGCGGTGCATCATGACGAACGCTCCCTCCACCGCGGGCTCGGCCGCGCGCCGGCTGCCGTCGACTGGCGTCATCACCGATCGCCTCGACCGGCCGATGCGCGACCTGCGCATCTCGATCACCGACCGCTGCAACTTCCGCTGCGTGTACTGCATGCCGAAGACGGTGTTCGGCCGCGACTACGCCTTCCTCGAGCGCGACGAGCTCTTGAACTTCGACGAGATCACCCGCCTCGCCCGCGTCGCGGCGGCGCACGGGGTCGAGAAGCTGCGCCTCACCGGCGGTGAGCCGCTGCTGCGGCGGGGCATCGAAGAGCTCATCGCACGCCTCGCGGAGCTCCGCACCCCCGACGGCCGCCCCCTCGAAATCGCACTCACGACGAACGGCGCCGCCCTCGCCGTGAAGGCCGCCGCGCTGAAGGCCGCAGGCCTGACCCGCGTGACCGTCTCCGTCGACTCGCTCGACGACAGCGTCTTCCAGGCGATGAACGACGTGAGATTCCCGATCTCGCGGGTTCTCGAGGGGTTGCACGTCGCGCACGACGCCGGGCTCGGCCCGATCAAGATCAACATGGTCGTCAAGCGCGGGGCGAACGACCACGAGGTGCTGCCGATGGCGCGCCACTTCCACGGCACGCCGTTCAGCCTGCGGTTCATCGAGTACATGGATGTCGGCACCTCCAACGGGTGGAGCCTCGACGAGGTGGTGCCGTCGGCCGAGATCGTCGAGATGATCGACCGCGAGATGCCGCTCGAGCCGCTCGACCCGCACGTGCCAGGCGAGACGGCGGCCCGGTGGCGATTCCGCGACGGCGGCGGCGAGATCGGCGTGATCTCGAGCGTCACGAAGGCGTTCTGCGGCACCTGCAATCGCGCCCGGATCTCGACCGAGGGGCGCCTCTACACGTGCCTGTTCGCGTCGACGGGGCACGACCTGCGCGCCCTAATGCGCGGCGGCGTCGACGACGCGGGCCTCGCCGCGGCGATGGGCGCGATCTGGGACGCCCGCGACGACCGGTACTCCGAGGTGCGCGCGAGCCTCACCCCCGCGCTGCGGGCGGCGCGGCCGAAGATCGAGATGTCGTACATCGGCGGGTGAGGCGCGTGGCAGCGTGCGCGTGCCGCCCCGGCGCTGGGCCGCCGAGATCCGGTCAGAGCCCGACCCACTCCGAGGCGCCGTCGGCGAAGTGCTGGCGCTTCCAGATCGGCACCCGCTGCTTGATGAGGTCGACGAGGCGCTCGCAGGCGTCGAAGGCCTCCGCTCGGTGCGCAGCGGATGCCGCGGCGACGAGTGCGACGTCGCCGATGCGCAGCTCACCGACCCGGTGCGCCGCGGCAACGGCGACGCCGGTCTCATCGGCGATCCGCCGCACGCACTCGGCGAGGAACCGGGCCGCCTCTGGATGGGCCCGGTAGTCGAGCGAGAGCACACCGCGCCCGCCGTCGTGGTCGCGCACGACCCCGCTGAAGATCACGAGGGCACCGCTCGAGTCGGACTCGACGGCGCCGCGCACGGCGGCTTCGTCGATCGGCTCGGCCGTCACCACGGCCAGGAGTTCGTTCATGCGCGTCTCGTCTTTCACGTGGGGTGGGTCATAGTCGACGGATGCCGCGACGGGTCACCGCTGCACGAGCTCGCCCGCGACCGCGGCGAAGCTCGCGATTCCGCCGGCGAGGTACGCCACGTCGGTGTGCCCTTGATCCTCGAGGATGCGTGCCGCCCGTCGCGAGCGCACGTCGCGTTCGCAGTAGACGACGACAGGACCTGAGCCGGGTTCGGGGCCGGCGCCATCGGCGAGCGCGGCGAGCGGCACGAGCACGCTGTCGCGGATGCGGCCGAACTCGGCTTCGGCGGGTTCGCGCACGTCGACCACGGTGATCGCCCGCCCGTCGCGCAGCCGCCCGAGGAGGTCGGCGGCCGTCATGGCCGTCACAGCCGAGGCATCCGTCGCCGCTCGTTCGCTCGGATCGAGACCGCAGAACCGTTCGTAGTCGATGAGGCTCGTGATCTCGGGCGCATCGGCGATCGCCGTGTACGCGATCTCGCGCGACCGCCCGGTGAGCGCGTCGATGGTGGTCACCCGGCCGAGCAGGGGCTCGCCGATGCCGGTGATGATCTTCACGACCTCGGTGGCCATGAGCCCGCCGATCGTCGCGCAGAGACTCGGCAACACGCCGCCGAGTTCGCACGAGAGCACCTCGTCGGGCGTCGGCGGCACGGGGAACAGGTCGCGGTAGCCGGGGCCGTGCTCGTGCCAGGCGACGCCGACCTGGCCGTGAAAGCGCAGGATCGCTCCCCAGACGAGCGGCACGCCGGCGAGCGCCGCAGCGTCGTTCGTGAGGTACCGCGTCGGAAAGTTGTCGCTGCCGTCGACGACGAGGTCGTAGCCGCCGAGGATCTCGCGGATGTTCGCGGCAGTGAGCCGGGCGCGGTGGCGCACCACCCGGCACTCGGAGTCGATCGCGGCGACCGTCTCGGCGAGCGAGTCGACCTTCGGCCGGCCGAGGTCGGCGACGCCGTGGCTCGTCTGGCGGTGCAGGTTCGAGAGTTCGACGAGGTCGTCGTCGGCGATGCCGATCGTGCCGACGCCGGCACCGGCGAGCGAGGGCACCATGGCGCTGCCGAGGCCGCCGGCCCCGACGACGAGCACTCGGGCTGCACCCAGACGACGTTGGGCGAGCTCGCCGAACCCCGGCAGCATGAGCTGTCGGCTGAATCGCGCGATTCGCTCGGCCGCGAGCGGCGGCCCGGGCTCGACGAGCGGGTGCATGCCCGCCATTGTACGCAGCGCGCCGTGCCGCCGGGCCGGTCGGCGGCCGGTCGGCGGGTACCGCTGCGGGTAGCATCGATGGCATGACGCTCGTGACCGTGCGGTACTTCGCCGCCGCCGCCGACGCGGCCGGTCTCGACGAGGAACGCCTCGATCTCGGCGAGTCGGCGACGCTCGACTCGCTCCGCGAGGTGCTCGTCGAGCGACACGGCACGGCGATGGCCCGCGTGCTGCGGTCGGGCTCGTTCCTCGTCGATGGCACGGTTCGACGAGACGGCGCTCACCCGGTCGCCGAGCAGGTCGACATCCTGCCGCCGTTCGCCGGCGGCTGAGTCCGAAAGGAGCGGATGATGCGAACCTTCGCCGAGCACCAGCACGCGGTGCGAGAGCTCCTCGCCCCGTTGCGGGCTGCCCTCGATGCGCCCACGGGTCTCGAACAGCTCGCAGTGCAGTCACCGGGCGGCTCCCCGGCCCTCGGGCGGGTACTGGCGGTCGACGTCGACTCCCCCGCCGATCTGCCGCCGTTCGCCAATTCGCAGATGGACGGCTACGCCGTTCGCTCGGCCGACCTCGCCGCCGCCCGGCCCGAGGCGCCCGTCGCACTGCCGGTGGGCGGCACGACCGCGGCGGGAGATCCGGTTCGCGCCCTCGATCCGGGCACGGCCGCTCCGGTGATGACGGGCGCTGCGGTGCCCGTCGGCGCCGACGCCGTCGTGCCGGTCGAGGCCGCCGACCCGCCCCGGTTCCCCGACTTCGGCTCCGACCGTGCCGCACCGCCCGGCACCGTCGTCGGCTTCACCCGCCCGGTCGATGCCGGCACCTTCGTGCGCGGCGCCGGCACCGATGTCGCCCGCGGTCACCGCCTCCTGCCCGCCGGCATCAGGCTCGGGCCGGCGCAGCTCGGGGCCCTCTCCGCGGCCGGGATCACGCACGTCACCGTGCGGCGGCCTCTCTCGGTGCTGCTCATCTCGACCGGTCACGAGCTTCGCCCGCCCGGCGAGCCGCTCGAGCCGGGCCAGATCCACGACGCCAACACCGCCATGCTCGCCGCCGCGCTGCGCGAGGGCGGGGCGACGGTGCGCGAGGTGGTCACCCCCGACGATGCGCGATCCGTCATGGCGGCGGTCGAGGCATCGGCCGGCGTCGTCGATCTCGTCGTGACGACGGGCGGCGTGAGCGCGGGCGCGTTCGAGGTCGTGCGCGAGGCGCTGGCGCCGCTCGGCGTGGAGTTCTCGAAGGTCGCGCTACAGCCCGGCGGGCCGCAGGGGCTCGGCCTCGCCCGCGTGCAGCCGTCGC
Proteins encoded in this window:
- the moaA gene encoding GTP 3',8-cyclase MoaA, which gives rise to MTNAPSTAGSAARRLPSTGVITDRLDRPMRDLRISITDRCNFRCVYCMPKTVFGRDYAFLERDELLNFDEITRLARVAAAHGVEKLRLTGGEPLLRRGIEELIARLAELRTPDGRPLEIALTTNGAALAVKAAALKAAGLTRVTVSVDSLDDSVFQAMNDVRFPISRVLEGLHVAHDAGLGPIKINMVVKRGANDHEVLPMARHFHGTPFSLRFIEYMDVGTSNGWSLDEVVPSAEIVEMIDREMPLEPLDPHVPGETAARWRFRDGGGEIGVISSVTKAFCGTCNRARISTEGRLYTCLFASTGHDLRALMRGGVDDAGLAAAMGAIWDARDDRYSEVRASLTPALRAARPKIEMSYIGG
- a CDS encoding ThiF family adenylyltransferase translates to MHPLVEPGPPLAAERIARFSRQLMLPGFGELAQRRLGAARVLVVGAGGLGSAMVPSLAGAGVGTIGIADDDLVELSNLHRQTSHGVADLGRPKVDSLAETVAAIDSECRVVRHRARLTAANIREILGGYDLVVDGSDNFPTRYLTNDAAALAGVPLVWGAILRFHGQVGVAWHEHGPGYRDLFPVPPTPDEVLSCELGGVLPSLCATIGGLMATEVVKIITGIGEPLLGRVTTIDALTGRSREIAYTAIADAPEITSLIDYERFCGLDPSERAATDASAVTAMTAADLLGRLRDGRAITVVDVREPAEAEFGRIRDSVLVPLAALADGAGPEPGSGPVVVYCERDVRSRRAARILEDQGHTDVAYLAGGIASFAAVAGELVQR
- a CDS encoding molybdenum cofactor biosynthesis protein MoaE, whose product is MNELLAVVTAEPIDEAAVRGAVESDSSGALVIFSGVVRDHDGGRGVLSLDYRAHPEAARFLAECVRRIADETGVAVAAAHRVGELRIGDVALVAAASAAHRAEAFDACERLVDLIKQRVPIWKRQHFADGASEWVGL
- the glp gene encoding gephyrin-like molybdotransferase Glp, which produces MMRTFAEHQHAVRELLAPLRAALDAPTGLEQLAVQSPGGSPALGRVLAVDVDSPADLPPFANSQMDGYAVRSADLAAARPEAPVALPVGGTTAAGDPVRALDPGTAAPVMTGAAVPVGADAVVPVEAADPPRFPDFGSDRAAPPGTVVGFTRPVDAGTFVRGAGTDVARGHRLLPAGIRLGPAQLGALSAAGITHVTVRRPLSVLLISTGHELRPPGEPLEPGQIHDANTAMLAAALREGGATVREVVTPDDARSVMAAVEASAGVVDLVVTTGGVSAGAFEVVREALAPLGVEFSKVALQPGGPQGLGLARVQPSLTPATASASDDASVAVPVVSFPGNPVSALVSFELFLRPVLRAFAGLAPDRPRARLRLAHEVVSPLDKHQVRRGVLDGAGDVEVGAPSSHLLHAYANATVLVHLPVGVDRLPAGAHVDIWRIDD
- a CDS encoding MoaD/ThiS family protein, coding for MTLVTVRYFAAAADAAGLDEERLDLGESATLDSLREVLVERHGTAMARVLRSGSFLVDGTVRRDGAHPVAEQVDILPPFAGG